Proteins encoded within one genomic window of Anopheles gambiae chromosome 3, idAnoGambNW_F1_1, whole genome shotgun sequence:
- the LOC1279645 gene encoding lachesin, with translation MVQNCTELHRIAHTSENDSGGGNATMARMTTMPPQRVRMEFLHWSTIALVIVAYVLNATHIFATAQGEQDDAIEETNSYILDKDLPKFGEPIQNLTVPVGREAVLTCVINNLQTYKVAWLRVDTQTILTIQTHVITKNHRMTIAHVEGRAWVLRIRDVKESDKGWYMCQVNTDPMRNQIGYLNVVVPPNILDYPTSTDMVVREGSNVTLKCAASGSPTPSIIWRREGNEPISAGATSLNSSTFSISRVNRLHMGAYLCIASNGIPPSVSKRVMLIVHFPPMIWIQDQLVGAALGQRLTLECQSEAYPRSINYWMKNDTIITQGKHFEPSIKEINSYKVVMKLTIKDINIADFGTYKCVVKNSLGETDGSIKVYHIPSTTTIATSPPATTTVATTTETVFRKNYKNKIYRPPLDDYSSSSNKIIGIGDSSETWNIDGTIEKDRDHRYRDNGASFTEDQREKEAFVDTEGNSRACSHGWSTGYILLVTVSFMIVLSVIRCR, from the exons ATGGTACAAAACTGCACTGAGCTGCATCGAATTGCACATACCTCGGAGAACGACAGCGGTGGCGGTAACGCAACGATGGCCAGGATGACCACCATGCCACCTCAGCGAGTGAGAATGGAATTTCTTCACTGGTCCACGATAGCGCTGGTCATTGTGGCGTATGTACTGAATGCAACACACATCTTTGCCACTGCTCAGGGAGAACAAG ATGATGCAATAGAGGAAACTAACTCTTATATACTGGATAAAG ATTTACCGAAATTTGGAGAGCCAATTCAAAATCTCACTGTTCCAGTTGGTCGTGAAGCGGTACTGACTTGTGTTATTAACAATCTGCAAACATACAAG GTGGCGTGGCTTCGGGTGGATACTCAAACAATATTGACAATTCAAACACATGTCATTACAAAAAATCACCGCATGACCATCGCTCACGTCGAGGGTCGCGCCTGGGTTTTGCGCATTCGCGACGTGAAGGAGTCGGACAAGGGATGGTACATGTGCCAGGTTAACACGGACCCAATGCGTAATCAGATTGGCTACCTTAATGTTGTAG TTCCACCCAACATACTGGACTATCCCACCAGCACCGATATGGTCGTGCGTGAGGGAAGCAATGTAACATTGAAATGTGCCGCTTCCGGTTCGCCAACTCCTTCCATCATTTGGCGACGGGAAGGCAATGAGCCCATCAGTGCCGGAG CTACCAGCCTGAACAGCTCCACCTTTTCCATTTCGCGAGTTAATCGACTACACATGGGGGCATATTTGTGCATCGCGTCGAATGGTATCCCACCGTCGGTCAGCAAACGCGTCATGTTGATTGTCCATT TTCCGCCAATGATATGGATTCAAGATCAGCTTGTTGGCGCCGCCCTGGGACAGCGTTTGACTCTCGAGTGTCAATCGGAAGCTTACCCACGTTCCATCAATTATTGGATGAAGAATGACACCATCATAACGCAAG GAAAACACTTTGAGCCGTCAATAAAGGAAATCAATAGCTACAAGGTGGTGATGAAGCTGACAATTAAAGATATTAACATCGCCGACTTTGGAACATACAAATGTGTTGTAAAAAACTCGCTCGGCGAAACGGATGGCTCGATCAAGGTCTATC ACATTCCTTCTACTACTACAATAGCCACAAGTCCTCCTGCTACCACGACAGTTGCAACTACCACAGAAACAGTGTTTCGGAAAAATT ataaaaacaaaatctatcgCCCGCCGCTGGATGACTATTCTTCATCGTCCAACAAAATCATAGGAATAGGAGACAGTTCTGAGACATGGAATATCGACGGAACAATTGAGAAAG ATCGTGACCACCGATACAGGGATAATGGAGCCAGTTTCACCGAGGATCAACGGGAAAAGGAAGCGTTTGTGGATACTGAAGGAAATTCACGAGCTTGTTCACATGGCTGGTCTACTGGATATATTCTGTTAGTTACCGTCTCGTTCATGATTGTTCTTTCTGTAATCAGGTGCAGGTGA